The proteins below are encoded in one region of Toxoplasma gondii ME49 chromosome IV, whole genome shotgun sequence:
- a CDS encoding transhydrogenase (encoded by transcript TGME49_318650~Predicted trans-membrane domain (TMHMM2.0):3-21:27-45:49-72:84-107:156-176:182-205:208-231:235-253:907-930:934-957:981-1004) → MRGFVYLFSAICFILSLRGLSTPETAKRGNILGMTGMGAAILITFSTEGFGGHYAAFFLTVAPPAIVGVYIAQSVSMVQMPQLVALFHSFVGFAAVLVGISSFHAGLGESGTNATRAVETAVGEFVAAVTFTGSLVAAAKLHELMDPKSLKIPGRHAINAMTVAAVAVVGITFCATADTTTKIICLYTLITLSLWLGFHLVASIGGADMPVVISMLNSYSGFATAASGFMLDNNLLIIAGSLIGSSGAILSYIMCRGMNRDLWSVVLGGWEDAPAEGVPGVEGVVREISPDSVAEEVLLAKKVLIVPGYGMAVSRCQSDVADIAQILASRGVEVEFGIHPVAGRMPGHMNVLLAEANVSYRSVKEMSEVNKQMLEYDVVIVVGANDTVNPASLEPGTKIYGMPVIEVWKAKRVIVLKRSLAPGYAAIDNPLFFLDNTRMLFGNAKDTTTAIFACLSQRAAFVGKSAVFLDLEGGARALEEGRRETPPTTWPSPKRTVGVLKDSNGRGTPLVSLAPRFVKRLRKQAFRVIVESGAGAEANFSDDDYVKAGAEIMPNADTVISRSDVILKVSVPSEELIRRIPRGKILISHVFPGQNAPLLELMASQGLTALAVDEVPRITRAQNVDVKSSMQGLQGYRAVLEAFNALPRLSKTSITAAGRVDAARVLVLGAGVAGLQAISTAHGLQAEVFAYDVRAATREEVESCGGTFLSVELEEEGEVEGGYAREMGEAYEMAQKQMLSRVVPNVDVIICTAAIHGKPSPKLISNDMLATMRPGSVVIDLATEFGDRRSNWGGNVEGSPTDGETQIHGVTIIGRSRIETQMPTQASELFSMNMSNLLEELGGGENFRIDLTNEVIKGLCCVHEGRVSWAPPEPLPRRPPTPSPRSSPRLVPPKEVSLLDQLVTSDAFFAMSLVCTAAFAGLLGVTLKALELQQFTLLALSLIVGYYSVWSVTPALHTPLMSVTNALSGVIIIGSMLEYGPSATSASAICALCATFFSSLNIAGGFYVTQRMMQMFQIA, encoded by the exons ATGCGGGGTTTTGTTTATTTGTTTTCGGCAATCTGCttcatcctctctctccgtggACTGAGCACTCCAGAGaccgcgaagagaggaaacatcCTGGG CATGACAGGCATGGGTGCAGCCATTCTTATAACGTTTTCAACAGAGGGTTTCGGGGGCCACTACGCAGCTTTCTTCTTGACGGTAGCTCCACCAGCAATCGTCGGCGTCTACATCGCGCAGTCTGTTAGCATGGTGCAAATGCCCCAACTAGTGGCATTGTTCCACAGTTTTGTTGGTTTTGCCGCTGTGCTG GTCGGTATTTCAAGCTTCCATGCAGGTCTTGGAGAAAGTGGGACAAATGCAACGCGTGCCGTGGAAACCGCTGTTGGAGAGTTCGTAGCGGCAGTCACATTCACTGGTTCCC TGGTTGCAGCCGCTAAGCTCCACGAACTTATGGACCCCAAGTCACTGAAAATCCCCGGTAGACATGCGATAAATGCCATGACTGTGGCGGCAGTTGCTGTCGTAGGGATCACCTTCTGCGCCACCGCAGACACCACAACAAAAATTATTTGCTT GTACACGCTAATAACTTTGAGCCTCTGGCTTGGCTTCCATCTAGTGGCTTCCATTGGCGGTGCCGATATGCCAGTGGTGATCAGCATGTTGAACTCTTACTCGGGATTCGCGACTGCAGCGAG TGGTTTTATGTTGGATAATAATCTACTGATCATCGCGGGATCCCTCATTGGATCGTCAGGCGCAATATTGTCGTATATCATGTG CCGTGGGATGAACCGTGACTTATGGAGTGTAGTTCTGGGAGGCTGGGAAGACGCCCCTGCAGAAGGAGTACCGGGAGTCGAGGGTGTCGTCCGAGAAATCAGCCCTGACTCG GTGGCAGAAGAGGTTCTCCTCGCGAAGAAAGTGCTCATCGTCCCGGGATACGGCATGGCAGTCAGTCGATGCCAATCCGATGTAGCGGATATTGCACAG ATCCTCGCATCACGAGGTGTGGAGGTTGAATTCGGTATCCATCCAGTCGCGGGTCGAATGCCAG GCCACATGAACGTCCTACTTGCTGAAGCAAATGTGTCCTACCGCAGCGTGAAAGAAATGTCAGAAGTTAACAAACAAATGCTGGAGTACGATGTCGTTATTGTTGTTGGGGCGAACGACACTGTAAATCCAGCCTCATTGGAGCCCGGCACAAAAATATACGGAATGCCAGTGATCGAGGTCTGGAAGGCCAAGCGGGTTATCGTCCTGAAACGGTCACTTGCACCTGGTTATGCCGCAATCGACAACCctttgttctttctcgaCAATACGAGGATGCTTTTCGGAAATGCGAAAGATACAACGACAGCGATATTTGCTTGTCTGAGCCAG CGAGCTGCGTTTGTTGGAAAAAGCGCCGTGTTCCTTGACCTGGAGGGGGGTGCACGAGCTCTAGAGGAAGGCCGCCGCGAGACACCGCCCACCACTTGGCCAAGCCCCAAAAGAACTGTCGGTGTCCTGAAGGATTCCAACGGACGCGGAACCCCACTAGTGTCGTTGGCGCCACGCTTCGTGAAGAGACTTCGGAAACAGGCTTTCAG GGTCATTGTCGAAAGCGGAGCTGGAGCGGAAGCAAACTTCTCAGATGACGATTATGTG AAAGCGGGAGCGGAGATAATGCCAAACGCTGATACAGTGATCAGCAGGAGCGATGTAATCCTGAAggtctctgttccttctgaAGAGCTTATACGCCGAATCCCACGTGGCAAAATTCTTATCAGCCATGTCTTCCCAGGACA GAACGCACCGCTGCTGGAGTTAATGGCTTCTCAAGGATTGACGG CGCTTGCCGTTGATGAAGTGCCAAGAATCACGAGAGCTCAAAACGTCGATGTCAA ATCCTCGATGCAGGGACTGCAG GGTTATAGGGCAGTGCTTGAGGCGTTCAATGCTCTCCCTCGACTAAGCAAAACGTCTATCACTGCCGCTG GTCGGGTTGACGCTGCCAGAGTTTTAGTGCTAGGCGCCGGTGTTGCGGGGCTTCAAGCAATATCGACTGCCCATGGTCTTCAAGCTGAAGTCTTCGCTTACGACGTTCGAGCAGCGACTCGAGAAGAAGTTGAATCGTGCGGCGGGACTTTTCTTTCAGTAGAACTA gaggaggagggagaagtcGAGGGCGGCTACGCGAGGGAGATGGGTGAAGCATATGAAATGGCGCAAAAACAGATGCTTTCTCGTGTCGTACCCAACGTTGATGTCATAATATGTACAGCAGCGATCCATGGGAAGCCATCGCCGAAGCTTATTTCGAATGATATGCTTGCAACAATGCGACCAGGATCGGTTGTTATTGACCTTGCGACGGAGTTTGGCGATCGAAGAAGCAACTGGGGAGGAAATGTCGAAGGCTCCCCCACCGATGGGGAAACACAGATTCATGGCGTTACTATTATTGGAAGGAGCCGTATAGAGACACAAAT GCCAACACAAGCATCAGAACTGTTTTCCATGAACATGTCAAACCTGCTGGAGGAGCTTGGTGGCGGAGAGAACTTCCGTATCGATCTGACCAATGAGGTCATCAAGGGACTGTGCTGCGTTCACGAAGGAA GAGTTTCGTGGGCTCCGCCTGAGCCTCTGCCCCGCCGCCCACCTACACCATCACCGCGTTCATCACCACGGCTAGTGCCCCCGAAGGAAGTGTCCTTACTTGACCAGCTGGTGACGTCAGATGCGTTCTTCGCGATGTCCCTCGTATGCACCGCAGCATTTGCGGGACTCCTAGGCG TTACTCTGAAAGCCTTGGAGCTACAGCAGTTCACCCTGCTTGCGCTGTCCCTGATAGTGGGGTACTACAG TGTCTGGTCCGTGACACCAGCCCTTCACACTCCTCTGATGAGCGTCACGAATGCG CTGTCTGGAGTCATCATCATCGGGTCAATGCTGG AATACGGACCATCTGCAACCAGCGCATCCGCCATATGCGCCCTCTGCGcgacgttcttctcttcactcaACATAGCAG GAGGATTTTATGTCACTCAGCGCATGATGCAAATGTTCCAAATAGCATAA